Proteins from a genomic interval of Marmoricola sp. OAE513:
- a CDS encoding DnaJ domain-containing protein yields MATSGPSWYEILGVAPDATPAEIKAAWRDATDKFEPGTNAAQFRMFNEAADVLLDPQRRNAYDAEQAGEERSGTADAAAVAEVVTAAAEEPEAVAAPAPASTAPVPAVEPELTASEPRSGGLVGALAGSTVALLIVGVLLLASLVAVGFVGKHVLDERETASSERRDEKNGAEARAVAATAMTAALSYDYRTIDADREKISAYVAPSFRKEFLATYDLLTKGANGAPGGAIKLKAAQKVEIGETGVIEADAKRARILVFLNTTTTKTGTEAQERAWRIRVTMLHSGDKWLVEDLDIY; encoded by the coding sequence ATGGCGACGAGCGGGCCGTCCTGGTACGAGATCCTGGGCGTGGCGCCGGACGCGACGCCGGCGGAGATCAAGGCTGCCTGGCGCGATGCCACCGACAAGTTCGAGCCTGGCACCAACGCCGCCCAGTTCCGGATGTTCAACGAGGCCGCCGACGTCCTGCTGGACCCGCAGCGGCGCAACGCCTACGACGCGGAGCAAGCAGGCGAGGAACGGTCCGGGACCGCCGACGCCGCCGCGGTTGCCGAGGTCGTCACCGCCGCTGCCGAGGAGCCGGAGGCGGTCGCGGCTCCGGCTCCTGCTTCGACGGCTCCCGTGCCCGCCGTGGAACCGGAACTGACCGCCTCCGAGCCGCGGAGCGGCGGCCTGGTCGGTGCGCTCGCCGGCAGCACGGTCGCCCTGTTGATCGTCGGTGTCCTGCTGCTGGCCTCCCTGGTGGCGGTCGGGTTCGTCGGCAAGCACGTGCTCGACGAGCGCGAGACCGCGAGCAGCGAGCGCAGGGACGAGAAGAACGGCGCCGAGGCCCGGGCGGTCGCAGCCACGGCGATGACCGCCGCGCTGTCCTACGACTACCGCACGATCGACGCCGACCGGGAGAAGATCTCGGCGTACGTGGCACCCTCCTTCCGCAAGGAGTTCCTGGCGACGTACGACCTGCTCACCAAGGGCGCCAACGGCGCCCCGGGCGGGGCGATCAAGCTCAAGGCGGCGCAGAAGGTCGAGATCGGCGAGACCGGTGTCATCGAGGCCGATGCCAAACGGGCACGGATCCTGGTCTTCCTGAACACCACCACGACGAAGACCGGTACCGAGGCCCAGGAGCGGGCCTGGAGGATCCGGGTCACGATGCTGCACTCGGGCGACAAGTGGCTCGTCGAGGACCTCGACATCTACTGA
- a CDS encoding geranylgeranyl reductase family protein, with protein MTTQPSFSGPTRTDVLVVGAGPAGSSAATWAARAGRDTVIVDAAVFPRDKTCGDGLTPRAIAELSRLGLEDWITAHTVNHGLRAHGFGQTLLLPWPGPGRSGTGLPAYGSAVARTELDDHLRTTAIKAGATAIDGARAVDVRMDGGKVAAVVFELDGRDGERVEIACNRLVVADGVRSGLGKVLGREWHRDTVYGVAGRSYIDSAMSDDPWISSHLELRGEQGEILSGYGWIFPLGDGSVNLGVGTLATAKRPAEVALRPLMKHYAEQRREDFQLSGDIRMPTSALLPMGGAVSNVAGPNWALIGDAAACVNPLNGEGIDYGLETGRLVVDVLDEDLATVWPTLLREHYGEAFSIARRLAGIVTVPRALAALGPVGMRSDWMMTLALRWMGNLVTEEDRDRSARVWRWAGRRSVKLDHRPPFS; from the coding sequence GTGACCACCCAGCCGTCCTTCTCCGGGCCCACCCGCACCGACGTGCTCGTCGTCGGCGCCGGCCCCGCAGGCTCCTCGGCGGCGACCTGGGCCGCGCGGGCTGGACGCGACACCGTGATCGTCGATGCCGCCGTCTTCCCGCGCGACAAGACCTGTGGTGACGGGCTCACCCCGCGTGCCATCGCCGAGCTCTCCCGCCTCGGCCTCGAGGACTGGATCACGGCGCACACGGTCAACCACGGACTGCGCGCGCACGGTTTCGGGCAGACGTTGCTGCTCCCGTGGCCCGGTCCGGGCCGGTCCGGGACCGGACTGCCGGCGTACGGGTCGGCGGTCGCGCGTACCGAGCTCGACGACCACCTCCGCACCACCGCGATCAAGGCGGGCGCGACCGCGATCGACGGTGCCCGCGCGGTCGACGTCCGGATGGACGGGGGAAAGGTCGCTGCGGTCGTCTTCGAGCTCGACGGCCGTGACGGGGAGCGGGTCGAGATCGCCTGCAACCGGCTCGTGGTGGCGGACGGTGTCCGCTCCGGGCTCGGCAAGGTCCTCGGACGTGAGTGGCACCGGGACACGGTGTACGGCGTCGCCGGCCGCTCCTACATCGACTCGGCCATGTCGGACGACCCCTGGATCAGCTCGCACCTCGAGCTCCGCGGCGAGCAGGGCGAGATCCTCTCGGGCTACGGGTGGATCTTCCCGCTCGGCGACGGCTCGGTGAACCTGGGTGTGGGCACGCTGGCCACCGCGAAGCGTCCGGCCGAGGTGGCGCTGCGGCCGCTGATGAAGCACTACGCCGAGCAGCGCCGCGAGGACTTCCAGCTCAGCGGGGACATCCGCATGCCCACCTCGGCACTGCTGCCGATGGGGGGCGCGGTCTCGAACGTCGCCGGTCCGAACTGGGCGCTGATCGGCGATGCCGCGGCCTGCGTGAACCCGCTCAACGGCGAGGGCATCGACTACGGCCTGGAGACGGGCCGGTTGGTCGTCGACGTCCTGGACGAGGACCTCGCCACGGTGTGGCCGACGCTGCTCCGCGAGCACTACGGCGAGGCGTTCTCGATCGCCCGTCGTCTGGCCGGGATCGTCACGGTGCCGCGGGCGCTCGCCGCACTGGGACCTGTCGGCATGCGCTCGGACTGGATGATGACGCTGGCGCTGCGCTGGATGGGCAACCTGGTGACCGAGGAGGACCGGGACCGGTCCGCCCGGGTGTGGCGCTGGGCCGGTCGCCGCAGCGTGAAGCTCGACCACCGCCCGCCTTTCAGCTGA
- a CDS encoding MlaD family protein has translation MITSRTKKQLLAFVFITLIGVSYVGARYARLDRLVYDSTYQVNAQFKESGGIFTGAEVTYRGVGVGQVEDMKLTKEGVTVVLAIDKGEDKIPADAIALVGNKSAVGEQYVELQPKSDGGPYLKDNSVIKQVSTQIPVSTTEILTNLDGLVRSVPEGSLRTVVSELGDAFKDTGDDLGQIIDTSNDFIQAANDNFDVTTALIKDGKTVLTTQALKGSAIKSFAKDLSLFTGVLADNDASLRALIDNGSATANELRTFLQQNQVDLGSLINNLVTTGNIIVKHLPGIRQVLVLYPYMVAGGFTVAAKNSEGVNARFGLVLTQTPGLCAKGYDPKERRTPLQTEDKAMDEDAACTDMSGKLVPRGAQFAPRTATGFDSPVATYDLAKGTTSWNDQASATAGGSPVAGETVWNTLLLQPLT, from the coding sequence ATGATCACCTCCCGGACCAAGAAGCAGCTGCTGGCGTTCGTCTTCATCACGCTCATCGGCGTCTCGTACGTCGGCGCGCGTTACGCCCGCCTGGATCGTCTCGTCTACGACTCGACGTACCAGGTCAACGCTCAGTTCAAGGAGTCCGGGGGTATCTTCACCGGCGCCGAGGTGACCTACCGCGGTGTCGGGGTCGGCCAGGTCGAGGACATGAAGCTCACCAAGGAGGGCGTCACCGTCGTCCTGGCCATCGACAAGGGCGAGGACAAGATCCCGGCCGACGCGATCGCGCTGGTCGGCAACAAGTCCGCGGTCGGTGAGCAGTACGTCGAGCTCCAGCCGAAGAGCGACGGGGGGCCTTACCTCAAGGACAACTCGGTCATCAAGCAGGTCAGCACCCAGATCCCGGTCTCCACCACGGAGATCCTCACCAACCTGGACGGTCTCGTCCGCTCGGTTCCCGAGGGCAGCCTGCGCACGGTGGTGAGCGAGCTGGGCGACGCGTTCAAGGACACCGGCGACGATCTCGGTCAGATCATCGACACGTCCAACGACTTCATCCAGGCCGCGAACGACAACTTCGACGTGACCACGGCGCTCATCAAGGACGGGAAGACGGTCCTCACGACCCAGGCCCTCAAGGGTTCGGCGATCAAGAGCTTCGCGAAGGACCTCTCGCTGTTCACCGGCGTCCTGGCCGACAACGACGCCTCGCTGCGCGCACTGATCGACAACGGGTCGGCGACGGCGAACGAGCTGCGAACCTTCCTGCAGCAGAACCAGGTCGACCTCGGCAGCCTGATCAACAACCTGGTCACCACCGGCAACATCATCGTCAAGCACCTCCCGGGCATCCGGCAGGTCCTGGTGCTCTACCCCTACATGGTCGCCGGCGGCTTCACGGTCGCGGCGAAGAATTCCGAAGGGGTCAACGCCCGGTTCGGCCTCGTGCTCACCCAGACGCCCGGTCTCTGCGCCAAGGGTTACGACCCGAAGGAGCGGCGTACGCCGCTGCAGACCGAGGACAAGGCGATGGACGAGGACGCAGCCTGCACCGACATGTCCGGCAAGCTCGTGCCGCGCGGTGCGCAGTTCGCCCCGAGGACGGCGACCGGTTTCGACTCACCGGTGGCCACGTACGATCTGGCCAAGGGTACGACGAGCTGGAACGACCAGGCGTCCGCCACCGCTGGTGGCAGCCCGGTCGCGGGGGAGACCGTGTGGAACACCTTGTTGCTGCAGCCGTTGACGTGA
- the rpoB gene encoding DNA-directed RNA polymerase subunit beta: protein MAAPRSKNSKSQSPRRISFAKISEPLEVPQLLALQTDSFDWLIGDPKWQARVEEANANGEELSTKSGLHEIFEEISPIEDFSETMSLSFENPVFLDPKYTEEECKDKDFTYSRPLYVSAEFTNGDTGEIKGQTVFMGDFPMMTRKGTFIINGTERVVVSQLVRSPGVYFERTADKTSDKDIFTAKVIPSRGAWLEFEIDKRDMVGVRLDRKRKQNVTVLLKAFQALAEEEGYTGAPYDYEAVMAEFRQYESIQLTEEKDNTTGPDEALLDIYRKLRPGEPPTREAALTLLKNYYFNPKRYDLAKVGRYKINKKLGTHEAFDQQTLTIDDIVATIRYIIELHAGKETLTDAAGKEIKDNHGETIVVRPDDIDHFGNRRMRTVGELIQNQLRTGLARMERVVRERMTTQDVEAITPQSLINIRPVVAALKEFFGTSQLSQFMDQTNPIAGLTHKRRLSALGPGGISRDRAQMDVRDVHSSHYGRMCPIETPEGPNIGLIGSLASYGRINPFGFVETPYRVVKKGRVTGEIQYLTADEEDSKVIAQANAQLDDKGNFVNDLVLVRTRGGETVDIARDEVDYMDVSPRQMVSIATALIPFLEHDDANRALMGANMQRQAVPLIKSDAPLVGTGMEFRAAVDAGDVVTSDVAGVVKEVSADEIVIMTDEGGNKSVRLQKFKRSNQGTSINQRPLVDEGDRVEVGTPIADGPCTDEGEMALGTNLLVAFMPWNGSNYEDAIILSQRLVQEDVLTSIHIEEHEVDARDTKLGPEEITRDIPNVGDELLADLDERGIIRVGAEVTTGDILVGKVTPKGETELTPEERLLRAIFGEKAREVRDTSMKVPHGESGTVIGVREFSREDGDELPPGVNQLVRVYVAQKRKISVGDKLAGRHGNKGVISKILPIEDMPFLEDGTPVDVVLNPLGVPGRMNIGQILEIHLGWLAKTGWQVEGDDEDWKKRLIKIHAESAEPNTNVATPVFDGAREDEIVGLLGSTLPTRDGVRLVKGNGKARLFDGRSGEPFPDPISVGYMYILKLHHLVDDKIHARSTGPYSMITQQPLGGKAQFGGQRFGEMEVWAMEAYGAAYALQELLTIKSDDVPGRVKVYEAIVKGENIPDSGIPESFKVLIKEMQSLCLNVEVLSQDGSTIEMRDAEEDVFRAAEELGIDLSRREPSSVEEV, encoded by the coding sequence TTGGCCGCCCCGCGCAGCAAGAACAGCAAATCCCAGAGTCCCCGCCGCATCTCTTTCGCCAAGATCTCCGAACCTCTCGAGGTTCCGCAGCTGCTTGCGCTTCAGACCGACAGCTTCGACTGGCTGATCGGCGACCCGAAGTGGCAGGCGCGCGTCGAAGAGGCGAACGCGAACGGCGAAGAGCTCTCCACGAAGTCGGGACTCCACGAGATCTTCGAGGAGATCTCGCCGATCGAAGACTTCTCCGAGACGATGTCGCTCTCGTTCGAGAACCCCGTCTTCCTCGACCCGAAGTACACCGAGGAGGAGTGCAAGGACAAGGACTTCACCTACTCCCGGCCGCTCTACGTCTCGGCTGAGTTCACCAATGGTGACACCGGTGAGATCAAGGGCCAGACGGTCTTCATGGGCGACTTCCCGATGATGACCCGCAAGGGCACCTTCATCATCAACGGCACCGAGCGCGTCGTCGTCTCGCAGCTCGTCCGGTCCCCGGGCGTCTACTTCGAGCGCACCGCCGACAAGACCTCGGACAAGGACATCTTCACCGCCAAGGTGATCCCGTCCCGCGGTGCCTGGCTCGAGTTCGAGATCGACAAGCGCGACATGGTCGGCGTCCGTCTCGACCGCAAGCGCAAGCAGAACGTCACCGTCCTCCTCAAGGCCTTCCAGGCCCTGGCTGAGGAAGAGGGCTACACCGGGGCGCCGTACGACTACGAGGCCGTCATGGCCGAGTTCCGTCAGTACGAGTCGATCCAGCTGACCGAGGAGAAGGACAACACCACCGGTCCCGACGAGGCGCTGCTCGACATCTACCGCAAGCTCCGTCCCGGCGAGCCGCCGACCCGCGAGGCCGCGCTGACCCTGTTGAAGAACTACTACTTCAACCCGAAGCGCTACGACCTGGCCAAGGTCGGTCGCTACAAGATCAACAAGAAGCTCGGCACCCACGAGGCGTTCGACCAGCAGACGCTGACCATCGACGACATCGTGGCGACGATCCGGTACATCATCGAGCTGCACGCCGGCAAGGAGACCCTGACCGACGCCGCCGGCAAGGAGATCAAGGACAACCACGGCGAGACCATCGTCGTCCGTCCCGATGACATCGACCACTTCGGCAACCGGCGCATGCGCACGGTCGGCGAGCTCATCCAGAACCAGCTCCGCACCGGTCTGGCCCGGATGGAGCGGGTGGTCCGCGAGCGGATGACGACCCAGGACGTCGAGGCGATCACGCCGCAGTCCCTGATCAACATCCGCCCGGTCGTGGCAGCGCTGAAGGAGTTCTTCGGAACCTCGCAGCTCTCGCAGTTCATGGACCAGACCAACCCGATCGCCGGTCTGACCCACAAGCGTCGTCTCTCCGCGCTCGGCCCGGGTGGTATCTCCCGCGACCGCGCCCAGATGGACGTCCGCGACGTGCACTCCTCGCACTACGGCCGGATGTGCCCGATCGAGACGCCGGAAGGCCCGAACATCGGTCTGATCGGTTCGCTCGCGTCGTACGGGCGGATCAACCCGTTCGGCTTCGTCGAGACGCCGTACCGGGTCGTCAAGAAGGGTCGCGTCACCGGGGAGATCCAGTACCTCACCGCTGACGAGGAGGACTCCAAGGTCATCGCGCAGGCGAACGCCCAGCTCGACGACAAGGGCAACTTCGTCAACGACCTGGTGCTCGTCCGCACGCGTGGCGGCGAGACCGTCGACATCGCGCGTGACGAGGTCGACTACATGGACGTGTCGCCGCGGCAGATGGTCTCCATCGCCACCGCGCTGATCCCGTTCCTCGAGCACGACGACGCCAACCGTGCGCTCATGGGCGCCAACATGCAGCGTCAGGCGGTGCCGCTGATCAAGAGCGACGCCCCGCTGGTCGGTACCGGCATGGAGTTCCGTGCCGCGGTCGACGCCGGCGACGTCGTCACCTCCGACGTGGCCGGTGTGGTCAAGGAGGTCTCGGCCGACGAGATCGTGATCATGACCGACGAGGGCGGCAACAAGTCCGTCCGGCTGCAGAAGTTCAAGCGCTCCAACCAGGGCACCTCGATCAACCAGCGCCCGCTGGTCGACGAGGGCGACCGGGTCGAGGTCGGTACGCCGATCGCCGACGGTCCGTGCACCGACGAGGGCGAGATGGCGCTGGGCACCAACCTGCTCGTCGCCTTCATGCCCTGGAACGGCTCGAACTACGAGGACGCGATCATCCTCTCCCAGCGTCTGGTGCAGGAGGACGTCCTCACCTCGATCCACATCGAGGAGCACGAGGTCGACGCCCGCGACACCAAGCTGGGCCCCGAGGAGATCACCCGCGACATCCCGAACGTCGGCGACGAGCTGCTCGCCGACCTGGACGAGCGCGGCATCATCCGTGTCGGCGCGGAGGTCACCACCGGTGACATCCTCGTCGGCAAGGTGACGCCGAAGGGCGAGACCGAGCTGACCCCGGAGGAGCGCCTGCTGCGCGCCATCTTCGGTGAGAAGGCCCGCGAGGTTCGCGACACCTCGATGAAGGTCCCGCACGGTGAGTCCGGCACGGTCATCGGCGTCCGCGAGTTCTCCCGCGAGGACGGCGACGAGCTGCCCCCGGGCGTCAACCAGCTGGTCCGGGTCTACGTCGCCCAGAAGCGCAAGATCTCCGTGGGTGACAAGCTCGCCGGCCGTCACGGCAACAAGGGCGTCATCTCCAAGATCCTGCCGATCGAGGACATGCCGTTCCTCGAGGACGGGACCCCGGTCGACGTCGTGCTCAACCCGCTCGGTGTGCCGGGCCGGATGAACATCGGACAGATCCTCGAGATCCACCTCGGCTGGCTGGCCAAGACCGGCTGGCAGGTCGAGGGCGACGACGAGGACTGGAAGAAGCGCCTGATCAAGATCCACGCGGAGTCGGCAGAGCCGAACACCAACGTCGCCACCCCGGTGTTCGACGGTGCCCGCGAGGACGAGATCGTCGGTCTCCTCGGCTCGACGCTCCCCACGCGTGACGGGGTGCGCCTGGTCAAGGGCAACGGCAAGGCGCGGCTGTTCGACGGCCGCTCCGGCGAGCCGTTCCCGGACCCGATCTCGGTCGGCTACATGTACATCCTCAAGCTCCACCACCTGGTCGACGACAAGATCCACGCGCGCTCGACCGGCCCGTACTCGATGATCACCCAGCAGCCGCTCGGCGGTAAGGCCCAGTTCGGTGGCCAGCGCTTCGGTGAGATGGAGGTCTGGGCGATGGAGGCGTACGGCGCTGCCTACGCGCTCCAGGAGCTGCTGACGATCAAGTCCGACGACGTGCCTGGTCGCGTCAAGGTCTACGAGGCGATCGTGAAGGGTGAGAACATCCCCGACTCGGGCATCCCCGAGTCGTTCAAGGTGCTCATCAAGGAGATGCAGTCGCTCTGCCTCAACGTCGAGGTGCTGTCCCAGGACGGCTCCACGATCGAGATGCGCGACGCGGAGGAGGACGTCTTCCGTGCCGCCGAGGAGCTGGGCATCGACCTGTCCCGCCGCGAGCCGAGCTCCGTCGAAGAAGTCTGA
- a CDS encoding DUF429 domain-containing protein: protein MSTDGWERDLADLVARAVAQSGTARTAEALVAAAEALAPEAPEVLRPVVPVLGVDGCPGGWVGVALDTDGTTAVHVAGAIAALVESVRQNLDVRVVAVDMPIGLADRDARRADGLVRAELGPKSSSVFTPPTRAAVYASSWEEAKEINIAATASGTSIAVQTWGIVPKIREVDQWLRTRPRVEVVEVHPELAFARLAGTPVISRKATPEGADERRALLTGAGLTAPHYYAGQGFALDDLLDACACAWSASRHAAGESESFPPEPEVFSDGLPAAIRV, encoded by the coding sequence ATGAGCACCGATGGCTGGGAGCGCGACCTGGCGGACCTCGTCGCCCGTGCGGTCGCCCAGTCCGGTACGGCGCGGACCGCCGAGGCGTTGGTCGCCGCTGCAGAAGCGCTCGCCCCGGAGGCGCCTGAGGTGCTCCGGCCCGTCGTCCCGGTGCTCGGCGTCGACGGCTGCCCCGGTGGCTGGGTCGGGGTCGCGCTCGACACCGACGGGACCACCGCGGTGCACGTGGCCGGGGCGATTGCCGCCCTGGTCGAGAGCGTCCGGCAGAACCTCGACGTCCGGGTGGTCGCGGTCGACATGCCGATCGGGCTCGCGGACCGGGACGCCCGTCGTGCCGACGGCCTGGTGCGGGCGGAGCTCGGGCCGAAGTCGAGCTCGGTGTTCACCCCGCCGACCCGTGCGGCCGTCTACGCGTCCTCGTGGGAGGAGGCGAAGGAGATCAACATCGCCGCCACGGCGTCCGGCACGAGCATCGCCGTGCAGACCTGGGGGATCGTCCCGAAGATCCGCGAGGTCGACCAGTGGCTGCGCACCCGCCCGCGGGTCGAGGTGGTCGAGGTGCATCCCGAGCTCGCGTTCGCGCGCCTGGCCGGGACCCCGGTCATCAGCCGCAAGGCGACCCCGGAGGGAGCCGACGAGCGGCGCGCACTGCTGACCGGTGCCGGCCTGACGGCTCCGCACTACTACGCAGGTCAGGGATTCGCCCTCGACGACCTGCTCGACGCGTGCGCCTGCGCCTGGTCCGCCAGCCGGCACGCAGCGGGGGAGAGCGAGTCGTTCCCGCCCGAGCCCGAGGTCTTCAGCGACGGGCTACCGGCCGCGATCCGGGTCTAG